The following coding sequences lie in one Nakaseomyces glabratus chromosome I, complete sequence genomic window:
- the YHC1 gene encoding Yhc1p (CAGL0I00528g~Ortholog(s) have mRNA binding, pre-mRNA 5'-splice site binding activity, role in mRNA 5'-splice site recognition and U1 snRNP, U2-type prespliceosome, commitment complex localization) — protein sequence MARYYCEYCHSYLTHDTLSVRKFHLMGKNHLRVRADYYRSQAIKEQELDRRRCLHGKRAKVYKTKKSEQGSINHNEKLSIKLLSRKEKKKKLRVDRVYKKELNNSKINDLSKVYLGSPGYNRVFIDPNRYDIGDTVKASRLPQRANKLQEQNKYKDRNELYQGYDKQLPHLEVPKMLNIWNTSQKLTNIYYDPSTFPKSSDEIRRMPKSRNATHYKSRQLQAS from the coding sequence ATGGCACGATATTACTGTGAATACTGTCACTCCTATCTGACCCATGATACACTAAGTGTGAGGAAGTTCCACTTGATGGGTAAGAACCATCTTAGAGTGCGAGCTGATTATTACCGGAGTCAAGCAATCAAAGAACAAGAGTTGGATAGAAGACGATGTCTCCATGGTAAAAGGGCTAAAGtttacaaaacaaaaaaaagtgaaCAAGGCAGTATAAACCATAACGAGAAACTCAGTATTAAGTTGCTATCGaggaaagagaagaagaaaaaactgcGAGTTGATAGGGTTTACAAGAAGGAGCTGaacaattcaaaaattaatgatCTGAGCAAAGTATATTTAGGTTCTCCAGGATACAATAGAGTCTTCATTGACCCTAACAGATATGACATTGGCGACACTGTGAAGGCGAGCAGGCTACCACAACGTGCGAACAAGCTTCAGGAACAGAATAAATATAAGGACAGAAATGAACTGTACCAGGGCTATGACAAACAATTGCCACACCTTGAAGTACCAAAAATGCTCAATATTTGGAACACTAGCCAGAAATTGACTAATATCTATTACGACCCATCTACATTCCCCAAATCTTCTGATGAAATCAGAAGGATGCCTAAAAGCAGGAACGCTACACACTATAAATCTCGTCAACTCCAAGCGAGCTAA
- a CDS encoding uncharacterized protein (CAGL0I00550g~Ortholog(s) have fungal-type vacuole membrane, nucleus localization) — MELLGYDTSAFDAMYNVIKNSLFSSGQSFHEEPIENVIALFVICSIVMIMIMSCVVIMMMLLTINNKSTENDLEAGFF, encoded by the coding sequence ATGGAACTACTAGGATATGACACAAGTGCCTTCGATGCCATGTACAACGTTATCAAAAACTCTTTATTCTCATCGGGACAAAGCTTCCATGAAGAACCAATTGAGAATGTGATTGCTCTTTTTGTTATATGCTCGATAGTCATGATTATGATTATGAGTTGTGTGGTAATCATGATGATGCTACTGACAATTAACAACAAATCAACCGAAAATGACTTGGAAGCAGGTTTCTTTTAA